The following are encoded in a window of Corvus moneduloides isolate bCorMon1 chromosome 26, bCorMon1.pri, whole genome shotgun sequence genomic DNA:
- the RUNDC1 gene encoding RUN domain-containing protein 1, with translation MEGEGGSLGPGERWAPVGAVSAEEDEEEEDEEAAAAGGESPQSVPQLRAERRRLHGALLALASHFAQVQFRLRQVARAGPAEQQRLLRDLEDFAFRGCPAPLPHGLGAAPGEREKQEQIEVQKEKQRELILQLKTQLDDLETFAYQEGSYDSLPQSVVMERQRMIINELIKKLDMDLSEDIATLSPEELRQRVDAAIAQIVNPARVKEQLVEQLKTQIRDLEMFINFIQDEVGSSGKAEDGHCDCGGSYKPSTRPSGNRVNPEDARRMQETGLQLMRRVLAVLQIFAVSQFGCATGQIPRTLWQKDQDNQDFSPLIEKLELSVERVRQLALKHQQAEHVICSSELQDVPLGGRDELTLAVRRELTVALRDLMAHGLYASSPGMSLVLAPIACLIPAFTPSPRTMHPWELFVKYYNAKNGQAFVESPARKLSQSFALPVTGATVATPKQSLLTAIHTVLTEHSPFKRSADSELKALVCMALNEQRLVSWLNLICKSGALVQSHYQPWSYMANTGFESALTLLSRLSNLKFNLPVDLAVRQLKNIKDAF, from the exons ATGGAGGGGGAGGGCGGCTCGCTGGGCCCCGGCGAGCGCTGGGCGCCGGTGGGCGCAGTGTCGGCGGAAGAAgacgaggaagaggaggacgaagaggcggcggccgcggggggcGAGTCGCCGCAGTCGGTGCCGCAGCTGCGGGCCGAGCGGCGCCGGCTGCACGGAGCGCTGCTGGCCCTCGCCTCGCACTTCGCTCAGGTGCAGTTCCGGCTGCGGCAGGTGGCCCGGGCCGGCCCGGCCGAGCAGCAGCGCCTGCTCCGCGACCTCGAGGACTTCGCCTTCCGCGGCTGCCCCGCGCCGCTTCCCCATGGTCTCGGCGCAGCCCCG ggtgaGCGAGAGAAGCAGGAGCAAATTGAGGTCcagaaggagaagcagagagagCTGATCCTGCAGCTCAAGACACAGCTGGATGACCTAGAGACCTTTGCTTACCAAGAGGGCAGCTATGATTCTCTGCCACAGTCTGTGGTTATGGAAAGACAACGG ATGATTATAAATGAGTTGATAAAGAAACTGGACATGGACTTGAGTGAAGATATTGCAACGCTCTCTCCAGAGGAACTGCGACAGCGGGTGGATGCTGCCATAGCACAGATTGTAAATCCAGCCAGGGtgaaggagcagctggtggAACAACTGAAGACCCAGATAAGGGACCTCGAAATGTTCATCAACTTCATTCAGG ATGAAGTTGGAAGCTCTGGCAAGGCAGAAGATGGACACTGTGACTGTGGAGGCTCTTACAAGCCCAGCACCCGGCCTTCTGGGAACAGag TGAACCCAGAAGATGCCAGAAGGATGCAAGAAACGGGCCTGCAGCTCATGCGCCGCGTGCTGGCCGTGCTGCAGATCTTTGCTGTCAGCCAGTTTGGCTGTGCCACGGGTCAGATCCCTCGCACCCTCTGGCAGAAGGACCAAGACAACCAGGACTTCTCCCCCTTAATAGAGAAACTGGAGTTGTCAGTGGAGCGGGTGAGGCAGCTTGCCCTGAAACACCAGCAGGCAGAGCATGTTATCTGCTCCTCTGAGCTGCAGGACGTTCCCCTTGGAGGCAGAGATGAGCTGACTCTGGCTGTGCGCAGGGAGCTGACGGTCGCTCTGCGGGACCTGATGGCTCACGGGCTCTACGCCTCTTCCCCAGGCATGAGCCTGGTGCTGGCCCCCATCGCATGCTTGATTCCCGCGTTCACGCCCTCGCCGCGGACCATGCACCCCTGGGAACTCTTTGTCAAGTATTACAACGCTAAGAATGGACAAGCCTTCGTGGAATCCCCAGCTCGCAAGCTCTCCCAGTCCTTCGCCTTGCCTGTGACAGGAGCAACGGTGGCTACCCCCAAGCAGAGCCTGCTGACAGCCATCCACACGGTGCTCACAGAGCACAGCCCCTTCAAGCGCAGCGCAGACTCGGAGCTGAAGGCACTGGTGTGCATGGCACTGAACGAGCAGCGCCTGGTCTCATGGCTCAACCTCATCTGCAAGTCTGGAGCTTTAGTTCAGTCTCACTACCAGCCCTGGAGCTACATGGCCAACACGGGCTTTGAAAGTGCGCTCACCCTCCTCAGCCGCCTGAGCAACTTGAAGTTCAACCTCCCGGTTGACTTGGCTGTTCGGCAGCTGAAAAACATCAAAGATGCTTTTTGA
- the RPL27 gene encoding 60S ribosomal protein L27, with the protein MGKFMKPGKVVLVLAGRYSGRKAVIVKNIDDGTSDRPYSHALVAGIDRYPRKVTAAMGKKKIAKRSKIKSFVKVYNYNHLMPTRYSVDIPLDKTVVNKDVFRDPALKRKARREAKVKFEERYKTGKNKWFFQKLRF; encoded by the exons ATGGGGAAGTTCATGAAACCGGGGAaggtggtgctggtgctggccGGGCGCTACTCGGGGCGCAAGGCCGTCATCGTGAAG AACATCGACGATGGCACCTCGGACCGGCCGTACAGCCACGCCTTGGTGGCCGGCATCGACCGCTACCCGCGTAAGGTGactgctgccatgggcaagaAAAAGATCGCAAAAAGGTCCAAGATCAAGTCCTTCGTGAAGGTTTACAACTACAACCACCTGATGCCCACCCG GTATTCTGTGGATATTCCCCTGGACAAAACAGTGGTCAATAAGGATGTGTTCAGGGATCCTGCTCTGAAACGCAAAGCAAGACGTGAAGCCAAGGTGAAATTTGAGGAAAG GTACAAAACCGGCAAGAACAAGTGGTTCTTCCAGAAGCTGCGATTCTAA
- the LOC116456009 gene encoding uncharacterized protein LOC116456009, whose amino-acid sequence MAGRTVRVRGFPAELPPDRVADKLTIHFLRSRNGGGDIADVRVLPGSPPCALIIFEAPEVAQRILKVKNHVLAVGRTLYPLEVTPHAAELSPDEIFLCVCMTIDYGKLPTGKILLRDLQKGYSNVQFNFDSKNMHCIVQGPFTELQTFSRDLLGSLNLRNQAIGEILLPASSRGAKEMGMHDHQQVPDSPGSAQETAKLPNWDQVREMAAEVPSTQSPVGEEAGEFLRKLEDFSLAMDLDIYLYMQRFCAAEYQGVLHQYHVDVVDVSGDGIAVLYLQPSGGLSGNVEALQQAHLALQQLYQQLEVSLRKERIAKEGLGMDSQALSTLTQELQQLYPHLLCHEDVKQLYLVGNLVDVSQAKQHLQDCVTRRGAAHMVDTLSSSQPSHLATSGTTEAALHLAKVPVDTSATRLSPGRPELKGEFKLAANFSALKADRSQAGQNLSLDQDSPPVGHVQLSGKHSSEIDASGLSDPRALTQQYRPPTPVTDKVLGSAAEPQQNDPTERHHMEEGARLTGQKVLLPFVGKENRTFQQPEESKGSGPVKHHSLAGISSTCDVTWTSSALDSKSSASRPLLRRSNSFSLPRSKESNDSGDSSSRVSEEMSLDSLQWFYLKDVCHATIDELCRAGGVHISERHAGDCTVLTLQAADRRRLLQAKWKVEDLVQKCPDLVCQSLSYSELAVDGPDDSALSELCSLLRGKSFQVGLSKDKYKLYLVCPKEMVPGVAEAFHMFSSRRLCAVKSSSMSPGLESTGKSSVIQPGRSQDPMLDAALPGSPNSLQHLNISNKVDSTDMLRASWVPEAEEKRSSSPWRFQQAWGKEEARVRIDSGAGRGGSSLLSVGAGDKPSPPGLRESQEQRKTKLSLGEPDATRLKQVLPDRFQFARDKSRGGHNEAMGQQHCPVPAADGAPQSLPTWLSRATAAEPPPAVAQEEPAAEARDQGTAPLPKGRSNEQEEPDLPSQQRRDPSLGQESSTIPLGQCDACQGSGVTCQGACGHALCRTCFAADSTQPACCRSSSTAPSCKILGTLKISSLSQSLPGYYRDPTLQLAYSIPDGVQGVGDPRPGQPYKGGNFCAFLPDNKEGLKTAKLLKKAFERGLTFQIKSCSGEEKVTWGFIPHKTSWDGGKARNGYPDAQYLREVGAVLNKLGLA is encoded by the exons ATGGCGGGCCGCACGGTGCGGGTGCGGGGCTTCCCTGCCGAGCTGCCTCCCGACAGGGTGGCCGACAAGCTGACCATTCACTTCCTGCGCTCCCGCAACGGTGGCGGGGACATCGCCGACGTCCGGGTGCTGCCCGGGTCCCCGCCCTGCGCCCTCATCATCTTCGAGGCACCAGAAG TGGCCCAGAGGATCCTGAAGGTGAAAAACCACGTGCTGGCAGTCGGAAGGACACTGTACCCACTGGAGGTGACCCCGCAcgctgcagagctgagccccgATGAG ATCTTCCTATGTGTGTGCATGACAATTGACTATGGCAAGCTTCCCACTGGCAAAATCCTCCTGAGGGACTTGCAGAAAGGCTACAGCAATGTACAGTTCAACTTTGACTCAAAGAATATGCACTGCATAGTCCAGGGACCGTTCACTGAGCTGCAGACCTTCAGCAGAGACCTGCTAGGCAGCCTGAACCTCAGGAACCAAGCCATTGGCGAGATCCTCCTGCCAGCTTCCAGCCGTGGGGCCAAAGAGATGGGAATGCATGACCACCAGCAAGTGCCTGACTCCCCTGGGTCAGCACAAGAGACAGCAAAGCTGCCAAACTGGGACCAGGTGCGTGAAATGGCAGCTGAAGTCCCATCAACTCAGAGCCCAGTGGGTGAGGAAGCTGGGGAATTTTTGAGGAAGCTGGAGGACTTTTCCCTAGCAATGGACTTGGACATTTACTTGTACATGCAGAGGTTCTGTGCTGCTGAGTACCAAGGTGTGCTGCACCAATATCACGTGGATGTGGTGGATGTTAGTGGCGATGGCATTGCTGTATTGTATCTTCAGCCATCTGGAGGTCTGTCTGGGAACGTGGAGGCCTTGCAACAGGCCcacctggccctgcagcagctctaccagcagctggaggtgaGCCTGCGCAAGGAGAGGATTGCTaaggaagggctgggaatggaCAGCCAGGCACTCAGCACTCTGACACAAGAACTGCAGCAGCTGTATCCCCACTTGCTCTGCCATGAGGATGTGAAGCAGCTTTATCTTGTTGGAAACCTTGTTGATGTGTCCCAGGCCAAGCAGCACCTTCAGGATTGTGTCACCAGGAGAGGTGCTGCGCACATGGTTGACACGCTGAGCAGCTCCCAACCCTCACACCTTGCAACCTCTGGCACCACAGAGGCTGCACTACACCTGGCCAAAGTGCCTGTGGATACTTCAGCCACAAGACTTAGCCCAGGCAGGCCAGAGCTGAAAGGTGAGTTCAAGCTAGCTGCCAACTTCAGTGCCCTGAAAGCTGACAGGTCTCAGGCTGGCCAGAACCTCTCGCTGGATCAGGACTCTCCACCAGTGGGACACGTGCAGCTGTCTGGGAAACATTCATCAGAGATAGATGCCTCTGGTCTGAGTGACCCAAGAGCACTGACCCAGCAGTATCGGCCTCCCACCCCTGTGACAGATAAGGTTCTGGGGTCAGCAGCAGAGCCTCAGCAGAATGACCCCACAGAAAGGCACCATATGGAAGAAGGTGCCAGACTTACAGGACAAAAGGTGCTGTTGCCCTTTGTGGGCAAAGAAAACAGGACTTTTCAGCAGCCTGAGGAGTCTAAAGGCTCAGGTCCCGTTAAGCACCACTCCCTGGCTGGCATCTCCAGCACCTGTGATGTGACATGGACCTCTTCTGCTTTAGACTCCAAATCCTCTGCATCCAGGCCTCTGCTGCGACGGTCCAACAGCTTCTCCCTGCCAAGGTCAAAGGAAAGCAACGACTCcggagacagcagcagcagggtgagTGAGGAAATGAGCCTGGACTCTCTACAGTGGTTTTACCTGAAAGATGTCTGCCATGCCACTATTGatgagctgtgcagggctggaggggtgCACATCTCAGAGCGCCACGCTGGGGACTGCACAGTGCTGACgctgcaggcagcagacagGAGAAGGCTGCTCCAGGCTAAATGGAAGGTGGAAGATCTTGTGCAGAAGTGCCCTGACTTGGTGTGCCAGAGTCTGAGCTACTCAGAGCTCGCTGTAGATGGTCCAGATGACAGTGCCCTGAGTGAACTGTGCAGCCTCTTGCGAGGAAAATCCTTCCAGGTTGGACTCAGCAAAGACAAGTACAAGCTATATCTTGTCTGCCCCAAGGAGATGGtgccaggagtggctgaggcaTTCCACATGTTTTCTTCCCGGAGGCTCTGTGCTGTGAAGTCTTCATCTATGTCTCCTGGACTAGAAAGTACAGGGAAATCAAGTGTCATCCAGCCAGGCAGAAGCCAGGACCCAATGCTGGATGCAGCCCTTCCTGGCAGCCCAAATTCCCTACAGCACCTGAACATCAGCAATAAAGTAGACTCTACAGATATGCTCAGGGCTTCCTGGGTGCCAGAGGCTGAGGAAAAGAGGTCCTCCAGTCCTTGGAGGTTCCAGCAGGcttgggggaaggaggaagccAGGGTCCGTATTGAttctggggctgggagaggaggaagcagcctTCTGAGCGTTGGTGCAGGGGATAAGCCAAGTCCTCCTGGCCTGAGGGAGTCCCAGGAACAGCGGAAGACAAAACTGTCTCTGGGGGAGCCTGACGCCACCCGGCTAAAACAAGTCTTGCCAGACAGATTCCAGTTTGCAAGAgacaagagcagaggaggccACAATGAAGCAATGGGACAGCAGCACTGTCCAGTCCCTGCAGCTGACGGAGCTCCTCAGTCTCTGCCCACCTGGCTATCCAGGGCCACGGCTGCTGAGCCACCACCAGCTGTGGCCCAAGAGGAACCTGCAGCAGAGGCCAGGGATCAGGGAACGGCCCCGCTCCCAAAGGGCAGGAGCAATGAGCAGGAGGAGCCTGACCTCCCATCACAGCAGAGAAGAGACCCCAGCCTTggacaggaaagcagcacaatCCCTCTGGGCCAGTGTGATGCTTGCCAGGGCTCAGGTGTGACCTGCCAGGGCGCCTGCGGTCACGCCTTGTGCAGGACATGTTTTGCAGCAGACAGTACGCAGCCAGCTTGCTGCAGATCGTCCTCCACTGCCCCAAGCTGCAAGATCTTGGGGACATTGAAGATCTCCTCCCTGTCTCAGAGCCTGCCTGGATACTATCGAGACCCAACACTTCAGCTTGCTTACAGCATCCCTGATGGCGTGCAGGGG GTTGGGGACCCTCGCCCAGGACAGCCTTACAAAGGGGGGAATTTTTGTGCCTTCCTGCCTGACAACAAGGAAGGGCTGAAGacagcaaagctgctgaagAAAGCATTTGAACGCGGGCTGACATTCCAGATCAAGTCCTgcagtggagaagaaaaagtaacaTGGGGCTTTATCCCCCACAAAACCTCCTGGGATGGAGGCAAAGCCAG GAATGGCTACCCGGATGCCCAGTATCTCCGGGAGGTTGGCGCAGTTCTGAATAAACTGGGCCTTGCGTGA
- the IFI35 gene encoding interferon-induced 35 kDa protein — protein sequence MDSEEDSFVRLLPEESPEQLRWEMERCKELSILGQDHANLQMANEAAERGTRELKEEGELLHKILEQQLSLNGDQERAHQIFAAKEENNRLKQEKQVLKNKLEELKKRVLWNDPVMMLSALPEKKMIFKGLTVNKEDMNKLMLTPLIHYPMPGGSALITFEEAKVAQRIIEMREHMVELSCGEELEELDQCRVRVQAVPVEILLPSALEVRLTQSSRSILVSDLPSLGICKEALLDKLELFFSKAKNGGSEVESREFLDDSGQVVLTFTQDGVAEPLIEKGNIQVLIGKGKYKVKISPCMSGDIANLQLQPSRCPRTVLLLGIPDVLSEESMRDALEIHFQKASRGGGEVDALAYVPAGRTGVAVFVEDRG from the exons ATGGATTCAGAGGAG GACTCCTTCGTCCGGCTGCTCCCCGAGGAGAGCCCCGAGCAGCTCCGGTGGGAGATGGAGCGGTGTAAG GAGCTCAGTATTCTGGGGCAAGACCATGCAAACTTACAAATGGCCAACGAAGCTGCAGAGCGAGGGACACGAGAGctgaaggaagaaggagaacTTCTTCATAAAATTCTTGAGCAACAGCTGTCTTTAAACGGAGATCAAGAGAGAGCCCACCAG atTTTTGCGGCAAAGGAGGAGAACAACAGactgaagcaggaaaagcaggtcctgaaaaataaactggaaGAACTGAAGAAGAGAGTCCTCTGGAATGATCCTGTGATG ATGCTGTCTGCCTTGCCGGAAAagaaaatgatctttaagggACTCACAGTAAACAAGGAGGACATGAATAAGCTGATGCTCACCCCACTGATCCACTACCCTATGCCAGGGGGCTCAGCTCTCATCACCTTTGAGGAGGCAAAGG TGGCCCAGAGGATCATAGAGATGAGGGAGCACATggtggagctgagctgtggggaGGAACTGGAGGAGCTGGACCAGTGCAGAGTGCGAGTGCAGGCAGTGCCCGTGGAGATCCTGCTGCCGTCTGCCCTGGAG GTCAGGCTgactcagagcagcaggagcatcctTGTGTCTGACttgcccagcctgggcatcTGCAAGGAGGCACTGCTGGACAAGCTGGAGCTCTTCTTCAGCAAGGCAAAGAATGGGGGCAGCGAGGTGGAGAGCAGGGAGTTCCTGGATGACTCTGGCCAGGTGGTGCTGACCTTCACACAGGATGGAG TGGCAGAGCCGCtaattgaaaaaggaaatatccAAGTGCTTATTGGGAAAGGGAAATACAAAGTCAAAATATCACCATGCATGAGTGGAGACATCGCTAACCTGCAG ctccagccctcccGCTGCCCCAGGACTGTCCTGCTTTTGGGCATCCCCGACGTGCTGAGTGAGGAGTCCATGAGAGACGCCCTGGAGATCCACTTCCAGAAGGCCAGCCGCGGCGGCGGAGAGGTGGATGCCCTTGCCTATGTCCCAGCAGGGCGGACAGGGGTGGCCGTGTTCGTGGAGGACAGGGGCTAG